A window of Suncus etruscus isolate mSunEtr1 chromosome 4, mSunEtr1.pri.cur, whole genome shotgun sequence contains these coding sequences:
- the HAND2 gene encoding heart- and neural crest derivatives-expressed protein 2 encodes MSLVGGFPHHPVVHHEGYPFAAAAAAAAAAAASRCSHEENPYFHGWLIGHPEMSPPDYSMALSYSPEYASGAAGLDHSHYGGVPPGAGPPGLGGPRPVKRRGTANRKERRRTQSINSAFAELRECIPNVPADTKLSKIKTLRLATSYIAYLMDLLAKDDQNGEAEAFKAEIKKTDVKEEKRKKELNEILKSTVSNNDKKTKGRTGWPQHVWALELKQ; translated from the exons ATGAGTCTGGTGGGGGGCTTCCCCCACCACCCGGTGGTGCACCATGAAGGCTATCccttcgccgccgccgccgccgctgctgccgccgccgccgccagccGCTGCAGCCACGAGGAGAACCCCTACTTCCACGGCTGGCTCATCGGCCACCCCGAGATGTCGCCCCCCGACTACAGCATGGCCCTATCCTACAGCCCCGAGTACGCCAGCGGCGCCGCCGGCCTGGACCACTCCCATTACGGGGGGGTGCCTCCGGGTGCCGGGCCCCCGGGCCTGGGGGGGCCGCGCCCCGTGAAGCGCCGGGGGACCGCCAACCGCAAGGAGAGGCGCAGGACTCAGAGCATCAACAGCGCCTTCGCCGAGCTCCGCGAGTGCATCCCCAACGTGCCCGCCGACACGAAGCTCTCCAAGATCAAAACGTTGCGCCTGGCCACCAGCTACATCGCCTACCTCATGGACCTACTGGCCAAAGACGACCAGAACGGCGAGGCCGAGGCCTTCAAGGCGGAGATCAAGAAGACAGATGTGAAAGAGGAGAAGCGGAAGAAGGAGCTG AATGAAATTTTGAAAAGCACAGTGAGCAACAACGACAAGAAAACCAAAGGCCGGACAGGCTGGCCGCAGCATGTCTGGGCCCTGGAGCTCAAgcagtga